A window of Babesia microti strain RI chromosome III, complete genome contains these coding sequences:
- a CDS encoding LCCL domain-containing protein (CCp2) (overlaps_old_locusTagID:BBM_III02515): MRLFVLTLVLTFFATNSTQSLPVDTIKNQSNQPIQPNLADQPNQLSSADQYDILRTNSSTSRSNTPSDDTSPSDNAVDDSKNELMVQAQNTLFTDPKPSSLFGGQSAFASSVSRELENGIPKYAAKNALTRGSNYWKSEQNLTDKDEVSFVVTFKLLKVVGGTDIEWVKPPITYSISCSIGKNAGIDHWETIVTTISGESSYTKFSDFVRCRKIKFVMVPNDFVAIRSVRFVGEPDALFRIQSGITSVQDMCLQVDQTGELILSSCIIPIAMNSGLDIFKFNSNGQLYSPILDKCVVVKSSNDIIDSTNNGMGELVMMGDCTEYLDKGGSIWHLTPQNQLSVDKSGDYCLSQRGSKAGYNDVAMSKLVSSSDDSDEYPPYNAVDGNPTTKWQSRPFATEKPSIVTLTLDLMEAYKVERVEILWDSAPLTYEILISNVGDGDNGTKGDNGTKGDNGVRYKFESVVEVKSNILVHTHNEIGGISCQFVKIVMKNGLSEPSNSQYSCYGIRSVGILANRLTTIVEECSIAKKSYDSRDKYFLESIHQVDLHKLDSVRSKLNSLIGDIENLSSKLEHLPIDLCKRDILQKSEKIEFLEREFEVITQNLDKLHYSNPVKSTTLGISSDNPGRDCLEIKNNNPQIPSGFYYIRHECATSAIRVYCDMKMGLTYLEQQIDIDSVSVNDAVNMCKAVGLDVVRIYDPAQVRAIQHMLQVISADSDALYPVAFISDGKFKSLDLNTDSTEALENLVNHNDGDNTIAVSRDAIMGIDSTTKEMAGIICGFYGQPMKSIDCVTTMKSLSHTLGNEYLFSCPSDCPKKLDTDKFRLVGGFEALTTNTGVHKAFVFTMDSPLCLAAAVNGSRYIRTKVIQGLESYGGFVANGVVAEAVEGQRGEFAVEILGLCSNSKSDNILSSGNTTIGKTKISGTSEIPKAAPRKDTGIGDSASDGKMTNSNNVQTDNELDSTNTTDYNIYNHENDEYYNNTNTQRQMGLLVRLFDKSIQEISNSFINLLSTHVNHILHNTRSLLIPTLFAYQRNDKNLLNLERKFTEIQSKLDLATTYLVNKAKESHDQYRTVKQKYDKHQSFLSWSINQLQNFNMEFGYLGIGIWEVNDQTIQYFNDQQTNPQQLKDRSTSICVKRDKNLFDFIYVATVKFVGSGSAGLVFRFQNPTNYYLVQLVQNADNDGEMYKRLVRVQDGIAHELARFININEPSPDDNSNEDVTIRIEARREKLGVSFLKHTSDIYSTPPFDINVIDDGLLSGTFGFTASSLPRVTFSNVNIEALNCINNIYTSPISKTCTTYNVEDIVTDDWISLPPGKVEVSNMPIYSAQSSVLENNLDNKHFFGGNKMKSLIMRDLGDNRYYLLGNRRSCLFGDFHFHIFLQCTDGYAGGVVRFSNANNYITFLTSATNSKLMQVTDGIPYELATSSIRLKIGRWYKVKISMTKRDDQLYISVFMDEQSLADDTTHANSNVFSKSTTITSKNKHQLFTVGLTNRGCKAVAFTNISLERNSSNGASSSNNKSLLALKLSREGANLLSLCLEHSINACAGDVECCKNCCITAQGYSTKAGNECEYSCANGTMKSYNDNESVGGDRIYNNSEL; this comes from the exons ATGCGATTGTTCGTACTAACTCTAGTGCTAACCTTTTTTGCAACAAATTCCACACAATCACTCCCAGTTGACACTATAAAAAACCAATCTAACCAACCAATCCAGCCTAATTTAGCTGATCAACCCAATCAACTCTCATCAGCTGACCAATATGACATATTGCGGACCAACTCATCAACAAGTCGATCCAATACACCTAGTGATGATACTAGTCCTAGTGATAATGCAGTTGATGATAgcaaaaatgaattaatgGTTCAGGCTCAAAATACACTGTTTACTGACCCAAAACCCTCGTCATTATTTGGTGGCCAATCAGCCTTTGCAAGCTCCGTATCTAGGGAATTGGAAAACGGAATACCGAAATATGCGGCTAAAAATGCATTAACCAGAGGCTCTAACTACTGGAAATCtgaacaaaatttaacaGATAAGGATGAGGTGTCATTTGTCGTGACATTTAAGCTACTAAAGGTGGTGGGAGGCACCGATATTGAATGGGTTAAACCACCAATTACAT ATTCAATTAGCTGTTCAATTGGAAAAAATGCTGGAATTGATCACTGGGAAACAATCGTTACAACAATTAGTGGAGAATCTAGCTACACAAAATTTAGTGACTTTGTTAGGTGCagaaaaatcaaatttgttatgGTACCAAATGATTTTGTTGCTATACGTAGTGTGCGATTTGTAGGGGAACCTGATGCTTTGTTCAGGATTCAATCGGGTATTACCAGCGTACAG gacATGTGCCTGCAGGTGGATCAGACAGGAGAACTCATCTTATCCAGTTGCATAATCCCAATAGCAATGAATTCTGGCCTTGATATCTTCAAGTTCAACTCAAATGGCCAATTATATTCACCTATATTGGATAAATGCGTAGTAGTCAAATCCAgcaatgatattattgacTCCACGAATAATGGTATGGGTGAGTTGGTCATGATGGGTGATTGCACTGAATACCTCGATAAGGGCGGATCAATATG GCATTTAACTCctcaaaatcaattatcaGTCGACAAATCCGGCGATTATTGCTTATCGCAAAGGGGATCAAAGGCAGGATACAATGATGTAGCGATGTCGAAGCTAGTGTCATCATCAGACGATTCAGATGAATATCCCCCTTATAATGCTGTAGATGGAAATCCCACGACCAAATGGCAGTCACGGCCCTTTGCTACGGAAAAGCCCTCTATTGTAACACTTACTTTAGATCTAATGGAGGCTTACAAGGTAGAGAGAGTTGAGATACTATGGGATTCAGCGCCTTTAACCTATGAAATACTCATATCTAACGTCGGAGATGGCGATAATGGCACTAAGGGCGATAATGGCACTAAGGGCGATAATGGAGTGAGATACAAATTCGAAAGCGTCGTAGAAGTGAAATCCAACATATTAGTTCACACACACAATGAAATAGGAGGTATAAGTTGTCAGTTTGTAAAGATTGTGATGAAAAATGGCCTATCTGAACCATCTAATTCTCAATATTCTTGTTATGGGATCAGATCTGTTGGCATTTTGGCCAACAGATTGACCACTATTGTCGAAGAATGTTCAATTGCCAAAAAGTCATATGATTCCCGAGACAAATACTTTCTTGAATCTATTCATCAAGTGGATTTACACAAACTGGATAGCGTTAGATCAAAATTGAATTCCTTGATTGGAGACATCGAGAACttatcatcaaaattgGAACATCTACCCATCGATTTATGCAAAAGGGATATTCTACAGAAGAGTGAGAAGATAGAATTTTTGGAGAGAGAGTTTGAGGTAATCACGCAGAATCTGGACAAACTACATTACTCAAATCCCGTAAAATCTACAACATTGGGCATATCATCGGATAATCCTGGACGGGATTGTTTGGAAATTAAGAATAACAACCCCCAAATTCCATCAGGATTTTACTACATCAGGCATGAATGTGCCACCAGTGCTATTAGGGTATATTGCGATATGAAAATGGGCTTGACTTACTTAGAGCAGCAAATTGACATTGATTCAGTAAGCGTTAACGATGCGGTTAATATGTGTAAGG CTGTGGGATTGGATGTAGTTAGGATATATGATCCGGCACAGGTTAGGGCCATTCAGCACATGCTCCAAGTTATTAGTGCCGACTCAGATGCTCTATATCCCGTGGCATTTATATCAGATGgaaaatttaaatcattagACCTTAATACAGACTCCACTGAGGCACTTGAAAATTTGGTTAATCATAATGATGGTGATAACACGATAGCTGTGTCCCGTGATGCTATCATGGGTATCGATTCTACCACTAAAGAAATGGCCGGAATTATAT GCGGCTTCTATGGGCAACCAATGAAATCCATAGATTGCGTCACGACGATGAAGAGTCTCAGTCACACACTAGGCAATGAATACCTGTTCTCTTGTCCATCTGATTGTCCAAAGAAATTGGATACAGATAAATTTAGGCTAGTAGGTGGGTTCGAGGCCCTAACTACAAACACTGGTGTTCATAAAGCTTTCGTGTTCACGATGGACAGTCCGTTGTGCCTTGCGGCTGCTGTTAATGGCAGCAGGTACATAAGGACTAAAGTTATTCAGGGGCTGGAAAGTTATGGAGGATTCGTCGCTAATGGCGTTGTGGCTGAAGCGGTAGAGGGCCAAAGAGGGGAATTTGCCGTGGAAATATTGGGCCTATGTAGCAACAGCAAATCGGATAACATTCTTAGTAGTGGAAACACTACAATTGGcaaaacaaaaattagtgGAACAAGTGAAATACCTAAGGCTGCCCCCAGGAAGGATACTGGCATCGGAGATAGCGCTAGTGATGGAAAGATGACAAATAGTAACAACGTGCAAACAGATAATGAACTCGATTCCACAAATACAACCGactacaatatttataaccATGAGAATGATGAATATTATAACAACACAAATACTCAGCGCCAAATGGGATTATTAGTGAGATTGTTCGATAAATCTATCCAAGAAATTAGCAACTCCTTCATAAATCTGCTAAGTACCCACGTCAATCATATACTACACAACACCAGAAGCCTGTTAATACCCACCCTCTTTGCATACCAaagaaatgataaaaacTTGCTAAATCTGGAAAGAAAATTCACTGAAATTCAATCCAAATTGGATTTGGCTACTACATACCTTGTCAATAAGGCCAAGGAATCGCATGATCAATACAGGACT GTTAAACAGAAATATGACAAACACCAATCGTTTCTCTCATGGTCAATAAATCAGCTACAAAACTTTAATATGGAATTTGGTTATTTGGGCATTGGCATTTGGGAAGTGAATGATCAGACAATCCAGTATTTTAATGACCAACAAACAAATCCACAACAATTGAAGGATAGATCCACTTCAATTTGTGTCAAAAGGGACAAAAATCTCTTTGATTTCATATATGTAGCCACTGTAAAGTTTGTAGGCAGCGGGTCTGCTGGCCTGGTCTTTAGATTTCAAAATCCAACCAATTACTACTTGGTACAATTGGTTCAG AATGCGGACAATGATGGTGAAATGTATAAGAGATTGGTGAGAGTTCAAGATGGCATTGCCCATGAATTAGCCCgttttatcaatattaatgaaCCCTCACCAGATGACAACTCCAACGAAGACGTAACGATCAGAATTGAAGCTAGAAGAGAGAAATTGGGAGTTAGTTTTTTGAAGCACACAagtgatatatattcaactcCGCCCTTTGATATAAATGTCATTGATGATGGGCTGCTGAGTGGCACTTTTGGATTTACGGCCAGTTCACTACCCAGAGttacattttcaaatgTTAACATCGAGGCATTGAACTGCataaacaatatttatacatcACCGATTTCAAAAACCTGCACTACATACAATGTTGAAGACATTGTTACCGACGATTGGATATCACTACCTCCGGGGAAGGTTGAAGTGTCAAATATGCCAATTTACTCGGCACAATCTAGCGTAttagaaaataatttggataataaacatttttttgGTGGGAATAAGATGAAATCGTTAATAATGAGAGACCTTGGTGATAACAGATACTACCTTTTGGGAAACAGAAGAAGCTGCCTTTTCGGCGACTTCCACTTTCACATCTTTTTACAGTGCACTGACGGTTATGCAGGTGGCGTTGTCAGGTTTAGCAATGCAAACAACTATATCACGTTTCTAACTTCAGCCACTAATAGTAAATTGATGCAAGTTACCGACGGCATTCCTTATGAGCTAGCGACTTCTTCCATTAGATTAAAGATCGGCCGATGGTACAAAGTTAAGATCAGCATGACTAAACGGGATGATCAGCTTTATATCAGTGTGTTTATGGACGAACAATCACTAGCTGATGATACCACGCATGCTAATAGCAATGTTTTCAGCAAAAGTACCACTATTACTAGCAAGAATAAGCACCAACTTTTTACAGTTGGTTTGACAAATAGGGGCTGTAAGGCGGTAGCGTTTACCAATATTTCACTGGAAAGGAATTCCAGTAATGGTGCTTCCTCTTCTAATAATAAGTCACTCCTTGCATTAAAGTTGTCGAGGGAAGGGGCCAATTTGCTATCATTGTGCCTAGAGCATTCGATAAACGCTTGTGCTGGAGACGTGGAATGTTGCAAGAATTGTTGTATCACAGCGCAAGGTTATTCAACAAAGGCTGGGAATGAGTGTGAATATTCCTGTGCCAATGGTACAATGAAATCGTACAATGACAATGAATCTGTTGGAGGAGAcagaatatataataatagcGAACTTTGa
- a CDS encoding hypothetical protein (overlaps_old_locusTagID:BBM_III02535) translates to MSDSSCLGSIDGPVSAYLTENASMIYLDPVTYANKCIGSVYTRTIVPSVNDKLSFDINAVSNSQNKLELYSSKGGYYFIYYTELYRSWQVDTIQIDQSISLFSRSPVDLILTHLVNPLVCSLQLLVNLYGFVNVKFVGLFNEPDSYLSGPNITLFNGHSGFFSVVDKLASELNFCDCICNEIDAKILVEEWHNVYLYLLGYEPCYKYYTSVLLSQTYTNFLLAALKMFEVKQNFEKRKSEIELETTLCKLNALLQKFTLVASKNLDDQCLNLPHIISYCYVYGLLSIPCGLTPWDGMSLTRGGHVTKLTDWLSPMREESHASIGSNLTFAQAAADAACIDSARRRPTLMFELLSNLSGEGNWLMWREIYQGDAVDTYKLNLAWYTRPSCCTSSQFEHSKVWVIGLLSYKYRCSIITKHWLVWTMQNYDAWRENTLWSANSSHKLDENGNCLVCLKRVVNLRIRDATYNLQRLERALSKGHRRWGGLGKTISLLAANDYNYNAI, encoded by the coding sequence ATGTCTGATTCGAGCTGCCTCGGTAGTATAGACGGCCCGGTTTCTGCCTATTTGACCGAAAATGCCTCAATGATATATCTGGATCCAGTAACATATGCTAATAAATGTATAGGCTCAGTTTATACTAGAACAATCGTGCCAAGTGtcaatgataaattaagtTTTGACATTAATGCAGTTTCTAATTCTCAAAATAAATTGGAACTTTATTCATCCAAAGGTGGCTACTATTTTATTTACTACACGGAGTTATATAGGTCATGGCAAGTAGATACAATTCAAATTGATCAATCAATATCTCTTTTTTCAAGAAGTCCAGTTGATCTGATATTGACACATTTGGTTAACCCACTTGTATGTTCACTGCAGTTGTTAGTGAATTTGTATGGGTTTGttaatgtcaaatttgtaGGATTATTCAATGAACCCGATTCATACCTGTCCGGTCCTAACATAACATTATTCAATGGCCATAGCGGCTTCTTTTCTGTAGTTGACAAATTAGCATCTGAACTAAATTTTTGCGATTGTATATGCAATGAAATTGACGCGAAGATACTGGTAGAGGAATGGCACAATGTATACTTATATCTATTGGGGTATGAACcatgttataaatattacacGAGTGTACTACTATCGCAAACTTATACTAACTTTTTATTGGCCgcattgaaaatgtttgaagttaaacaaaatttcgAAAAAAGAAAATCTGAGATCGAATTGGAAACTACATTGTGCAAATTAAATGCATTGCTACAAAAATTCACTTTGGTTGCCAGCAAAAACTTGGATGATCaatgtttaaatttaccaCACATTATTTCATACTGTTATGTATACGGATTGTTGTCGATTCCGTGTGGCCTTACGCCCTGGGATGGTATGTCCCTAACTCGAGGTGGCCATGTGACGAAGCTAACTGATTGGCTATCTCCAATGAGAGAAGAATCGCACGCATCCATCGGTTCCAATTTGACATTTGCCCAGGCTGCAGCTGACGCTGCTTGCATTGATTCTGCACGTAGGAGACCGACTCTTATGTTTGAACTACTAAGTAACTTGAGTGGCGAGGGCAATTGGCTTATGTGGCGTGAGATATACCAGGGAGATGCGGTAGATACTTATAAGCTAAACTTGGCCTGGTATACCAGGCCCAGTTGTTGTACTAGTTCTCAATTTGAACATAGCAAGGTATGGGTGATTGGTTTGCTCAGCTATAAGTATAGATGTAGTATAATCACCAAACATTGGCTCGTGTGGACTATGCAGAATTATGATGCGTGGAGAGAGAATACACTTTGGAGTGCAAATTCTAGCCATAAATTGGATGAAAATGGCAATTGTTTAGTTTGCCTGAAGAgagttgtaaatttgagGATCAGGGATGCTACATACAATCTACAGAGACTAGAACGGGCGTTAAGTAAGGGCCATCGAAGATGGGGGGGTCTGGGTAAAACAATATCTCTATTGGCTGCAAATgattacaattataatgCCATCTAG
- a CDS encoding transcription factor with AP2 domain(s) (ApiAP2) (overlaps_old_locusTagID:BBM_III02525) — protein sequence MGDSYETKLQTLKELNSCYEALLDLRCIFPSWSEFKDNFFFHWKLVMEYRENGTLPFYLETLEPIISSQGNLPTELALLLVSKLDNHRQQRQDNFICENLQRLLEKDAKITTKDNQNIQNLQLPNLDRLPNMTSKDIKRKRLDYTGKIDSRDHDEASSFPSRKGVYYDKGRMLWRAYWKQDGRVITKGFSLAEFKTHEEARRNAIICREMKERELGIAI from the exons ATGGGCGATTCTTATGAGACGAAATTGCAAACACTGAAAGAATTAAACAGTTGTTATGAGGCACTTCTTGATTTGCGCTGCATATTCCCCTCATGGAGCGAATTTAAAGACAACTTCTTCTTCCACTGGAAATTGGTAATGGAATATAGGGAAAATGGAACTCTTCCATTCTACTTGGAAACACTTGA ACCCATAATATCTTCCCAGGGTAATTTACCTACCGAATTGGCCCTTTTACTCGTTTCAAAACTAGACAATCACCGCCAACAGCGCCAagataatttcatttgcGAAAATCTCCAGAGATTGCTCGAAAAAGATGCCAAAATTACTACTAAGGACAACCAGAATATACAAAATCTACAGTTACCAAACCTGGACCGATTACCTAATATGACATCCAAAGATATAAAG aGGAAAAGACTCGACTATACCGGTAAAATTGATAGTAGAGACCACGATGAAGCCTCATCATTTCCCTCCAGGAAAG GCGTATACTATGACAAAGGACGCATGCTATGGCGAGCTTACTGGAAACAAGATGGAAGGGTTATTACTAAAGGGTTCAGCCTAGCTG AATTCAAAACTCATGAGGAGGCAAGACGGAATGCAATAATTTGCCGGGAAATGAAAGAAAGGGAATTGGGGATTGCTATTTAG
- a CDS encoding hypothetical protein (overlaps_old_locusTagID:BBM_III02520), which produces MARYITPMNAEFLFDYFAICFYIGSSALVLASWSCPYLNRIFTNGKHVTATNGSVWVSKSKFLHIYMWGFVTNLIVYITTDYSYYSTPLARILIALHTMRRAAEIIISSKRPYSKMNLLAYLYGLAFYTILPLVTYEGTTAHWYISVIAFSLASLLQCIVHVSLGRKRAYDKNVGIIFRYANHIAELVIFICIYLISPSVPSFLMTVYVFFCMSKLIYLNYKWYPKKK; this is translated from the exons ATGGCAAGGTACATTACTCCAATGAATGCCGAATTcttatttgattattttgcaatttgtTTTTACATTGGTTCATCTGCCCTGGTATTGGCGTCCTGGAGTTGCCCATACCTCAATCGGATATTTACAAACGGAAAACATGTTACCGCAACTAACGGCTCAGTATGGGTATCGaaatccaaatttttacacatttatatGTGGGGATTTGTTACAAATCTTATAGTCTACATCACCACGGATTACAGCTACTACAGCACGCCATTAGCACGTATATTGATCGCATTGCATACAATGCGGCGTGCTGctgaaattataatatcTTCAAAGCGTCCATATTCTAAGATGAATTTGTTGGCTTATTTGTATGGTCTGGCTTTTTATACCATATTACCTTTAGTTACTTATGAAGGGACTACTGCTCATTGGTATATCTCGGTGATTGCTTTTTCCCTTGCATCATTATTGCAG TGCATTGTGCATGTCAGTTTGGGGAGGAAAAGAGCATACGATAAGAATGTTGGCATTATCTTCAGATATGCAAACCACATCGCTGAACTTGTCATTTTCATCTGCATTTACCTCATCAGTCCATCCGTTCCATCATTTCTGATGACCGTATATGTTTTCTTCTGCATGTCCAAGCTGATCTATTTGAATTACAAATGGTATCCTAAGAAGAAGTAG
- a CDS encoding SNARE protein, putative (SYN3) (overlaps_old_locusTagID:BBM_III02530), with the protein MLWRLSIPRIRHFSTTVYISNKCLELEKLFLQCNDPEQILSLLVTHRPQLFLHNAVRTIELLAQKSHKIYNKPFIDNNKSHIFNENVGQHSNNLLSSATSITSQHSTLNDISNCLPEQLLDIKTASHPENMDLILTRLSASPESLNAGLDINTIDWIIKDERYLLLLSDIYLHRNNLDVGSICKIVQSLRQLNHPHYPLLNGLLHPLIKQLKSSIYNEEWHNLFGCTSVDLTIKELTNCAKNFAHFGYRNTELYIVISTLIMSTKLSVENFMGQIQIYTHVDNCSEDILHKMSEFAIKNQLSPTQLSYVSFAIAKHSKNSNLYDHVFDKIVNTVIHNEEEFKLDDLYRITISTISMKLHYLPLIKLTSNKLEKQLKICVSTALKPPLTISEISMLVESLSYYGSCGQPVISTTLTFLEDYIDDITPSDALRILKAVCFTNSENVNGYMLNFVWRKIGADISWESCSYEIFALWLYHLVKFPWITYNIPKRCIDEGLRQLIIHNSVTYDYLDQLVCDNVPKNFNTGPNYNPQSNDLSNNTSELSESNYPFVAYIMNGKGLILVNDYARNDKQLPGGVDLIRAILLRDIMDVKILSARDWEHWGLDQKRSTLSKIFS; encoded by the exons ATGCTGTGGCGATTATCCATACCACGAATCAGACACTTCTCCACAACAGTATACATAAGCAACAAATGCCTAGAATTGGAAAAATTGTTCTTGCAATGTAACGATCCCGAACAGATTTTATCACTTTTGGTGACACACCGTcctcaattatttttgcacaATGCAGTTAGGACTATTGAATTACTAGCACAAAAGTCGCACAAGATTTACAACAAACCATTTATAgacaataataaatcacacatatttaatgaaaatgtAGGACAGCACTCCAACAACTTACTATCATCAGCCACTTCCATAACTAGTCAACATTCTACGCTTAATGACATTAGTAATTGTTTACCAGAGCAATTATTGGATATTAAAACGGCATCTCATCCTGAGAATATGGATCTAATCCTTACTAGATTATCGGCTTCACCTGAAAGTCTCAATGCAGGCTTAGATATAAACACTATCGATTGGATCATCAAGGATGAAAG ATACCTATTGTTACTGTctgatatatatttacataggAATAATCTAGATGTTGGgtcaatttgtaaaattgtcCAATCTCTGAGACAATTAAACCACCCTCATTATCCACTACTAAATGGCTTATTACATCCGCtaatcaaacaattaaaatcAAGCATATACAATGAAGAATGGCACAACTTATTTGGATGTACTAGTGTCGATTTGACAATTAAAGAGCTTACTAACTGTGCAAAAAACTTTGCGCATTTCGGTTACCGAAACACTGAATTGTACATTGTCATATCTACCCTGATAATGAGTACAAAACTAAGCGTTGAGAATTTCATGGGTCagatacaaatttataccCATGTTGATAATTGTAGTGAAGATATACTACACAAAATGTCAGAATTTGCTATAAAAAACCAATTATCACCGACACAATTGAGCTATGTCTCATTTGCTATTGCTAAACATTCAAAAAACAGCAATCTATATGACCACGTGTTTGATAAAATCGTAAATACTGTTATTCATAATGAGGAAGAATTCAAATTAGACGATTTATATCGCATAACAATATCTACCATATCTATGAAATTACACTATCTGCcattaatcaaattaacatctaataaattggaaaaACAACTGAAGATATGCGTGAGCACTGCATTAAAACCTCCATTAACAATCTCTGAAATATCTATGTTGGTAGAGTCATTATCATACTATGGTAGTTGTGGACAACCTGTAATATCAACAACACTTACTTTTTTGGAAGATTacattgatgatataacaCCATCAGATGCACTCAGGATTCTCAAAGCTGTATGTTTCACGAATTCTGAGA ATGTTAATGGTTATATGCTCAATTTTGTTTGGAGGAAAATAGGTGCTGATATTTCCTGGGAAAGTTGCTcttatgaaatatttgcattatGGCTATACCATTTGGTTAAATTCCCCTGGATTACGTATAATATACCTAAGAGATGTATAGATGAGG GATTACGCCAATTGATTATCCATAATTCGGTGACATATGACTATCTGGATCAATTAGTTTGTGATAATGTTcctaaaaattttaatactGGTCCAAATTACAACCCACaatcaaatgatttgtcaaataaCACCAGTGAATTATCTGAGTCAAATTACCCTTTTGTTGCCTATATTATGAATGGCAAGGGACTAATACTAGTGAACGATTATGCTAGGAACGATAAACAATTACCAGGCGGAGTGGATTTGATACGCGCAATACTATTACGGGATATCATGGATGTTAAAATTCTTAGCGCCAGAGATTGGGAACACTGGGGTCTAGATCAGAAGAGGAGCACTTTGTcgaaaatatttagttaa